TTGGTCTCGACCGTATGACCCTCGATCACTGGCCGCAGGGTCTGGGCCTAGGGGCACTGGCGAACATCGGCGAACTTTCGCTACGCGACAACAACCTGCGGGTACTGCCTGGCATGCTGCTCAACAGCCACGCCGACGCACGCCCACACACCGTCATCACACTGGAAGGCAACCGCATCAGCGATGACCAATTGCTGCGCCTGCTGCTGGCCCAGGAAGCGTCGAGCCCCAACGTCACGGTCGATATCTCGCCCGGCCTGCGTACCCGTCTCGACCAGCACCTACAGCAACGCCAGGCGTTGCACGAGGCCATCGACCAGTGGGCCAACGCCTCCAGTTCGAGCGCACCGCCAAGCCAAGCCGCGACACTTGCCCGCCGCCGTATCGGCTCCGCGTTGAGCACCTTCTGGCAGAGCCAGGAACAAGGCCTGACCCAGACGACCTTGCGCTTGGAAGACATGGACCTGGGGCATTTCCCGCCACAGTTGCCGACCTTCTTCAACGAGCGGGTGCGCAACCTGTCCCTATCCCGAGCGAGTGGAAGCACAGAGCAGTTGGATGCGTTTCTCGCCCGACTCTCGAACGTCGAGAGCCTGAACCTGGTGGAGTACATCGGCGCCACCCAGACCCTGCCCACGGCACTGCTCCGCCTGCCACGCCTGACCTATCTTTCGATGCGCGACATGAACCTGGAGGTGGACGACAGCATGCTTGCAACCCTCGCTCACTTGAGCAACCTGACAGTGCTGGACCTGGGCGGCAACCGCATGGGCACCATCACCCAAGTGCCCGAAGCGCTACGCAACCTGCGCCGCCTCGACTTGAACAACATGGGCCTGCAGCATTGGCCGGCATGGATCGACAGCCTGCTGCCGATGGACATGCTGGATCTCAGTGAAAACCAGCTCACCGAACTTCCCGAACACATCCTCAGCAACATCGATAACGGTTTCCCGATCTCATCGATCGCATTGTTCGGCAACCCGTTGAGCATGGACACCATGACGCGCGCGCGCACCTCATCGGACAGCCAGCACAGCTATACCTTCGCCATGGACGTGCCCGAAGACCTGCTCTTGCTCACCTCTTCAGATGATGAATTGGCTGGCGGACACCTGCATAACCCGATGCTCTCTGCCGATAACGACCTGCCCAACGTCGACGACTGGTCGCTCGGCGCCCAGGCGCAGAACGAGGCCCTGAGAAGCGCCTGGGAAACCCTCGAAGAAAGCGGTGACGCTGCCAACCTGCTGGCGCTGGTCGGTCGGTTGCGCCAGGCTGCCCCCTATCGCAACGGCCAGACCCGCCAATCGTTCTGCGAGCGCGTGCGTCTGATGCTGGTCAAGGCCGCGGTCAATACCGAGGAGCGTCTGCTGTTCAACGCCGTGGCCGAAGAGGCCCTGGTGCAGCCCGACACCGGCAACCAGACCTGCCATGACGGCGCCCTGCTGGTGTTCCAGAACATCGAACTGCTGATCGACGGCCGGCGCTTGCTGACCGAGGCGGCAGAGTCGGAGCACACGCTCTACCGGGAGCTGCGTCGTCTCTTCCGCCTGCACCGCCTGGACGAGATCGCCCGGGACAAAGCCAGGGGGCGCGACGAGGCAGAGGTGCGCCTGGCCTATCGACGCGGGTTGAACGCGGAACTCAAGCTTGGCGTACCGGACGACAACATGCTGTACGAGGCTTTCGCCGATGTCAGCCGTAACGAGCTGGCGCTGGCCGTGGACCAGGTGCACCGCGAAGAACAGGGCGAGTCGTTCCTGAACTACGCCACCAGCAACGAAGAATGGATTCGCTACCTGCGCCACACCCACCAGGCGCGCTTCGAAGCGATCGAACAGCAGTACCAGGCGCAGGTACTGGCGTTGCCCGAGCAGTTCCCCGACAGCACCCTGGAGCAACTCGCGCCGGAGTTCGACAGCTTGAAGCGTGAAAAGCAGGCAAAGGAAGCCCGCCTGTTACAGGAGCTGACCCTCCAGGCCAACCCCGAGCGCGAATGACCCGCTGGCGACACCGCACTACCCCAGGCCGGCTTTGTCCCGGCCCGGGGTTGCCCTCACTTGCCGTAACGCCCCTTGCCCCACTCGAGCACGCTGGCGAGCAGGCGCCGCAGCACCTCCTGCGTGGGCCGCGCCAGATCCTCGCGGTAGGCGAACGGCTCAATCTCTTCCATGTAGGTGCTCTGCGCCAGTTCCAACTGCACCGCGTGGACGTGGTTGGCCGGGTCGCCGTAGTACCGGGTGATATGCCCGCCCTTGAAACGCCCGTTGAGTACATGGCTGTAGGCAGGTGCGTCGGCGCACACCGCCTCGAGCCGCTCGGCCAGCGCCGGGTCGCAGCTCGCGCCGTTGAAGGTACCGAGATTGAAGTCCGGCAGCTTGCCCTCGAACAGGTGCGGAATCAGCGAGCGGATCGAATGGGCGTCCCACAGCAGCGCGTAACCGAACTCGGCCCGCAGGCGATCCAGCTCCTGGCGGAGAGTGCCGTGGTACGGGCGCCAGATCTTCTCCAGGTAGGTGGCACGCTCGTCGGCCGACGGCACCTGCCCTTCCTTGAACAACGGCTCGCCGTCGAACAGCGTCGCCGGGTACAGCCCGGTGGTGGCGCCGACGTACAACGGCTTGTCGTCGTCCGGGCGGTTCAGGTCGATGACGAAGCGCGAGTACTCGGCCGCCACCACGCTGGCGCCCAGCTCACGGGCAAAGTCGTACAGCTGCGGAATATGCCAGTCGGTGTCCGGCAGGCTCCTGGCCTCGTCCACCAGCCCGG
The Pseudomonas putida genome window above contains:
- the hutG gene encoding N-formylglutamate deformylase, with the translated sequence MDKVLSFHQGRLPLLISMPHAGLKLTPAVEAGLVDEARSLPDTDWHIPQLYDFARELGASVVAAEYSRFVIDLNRPDDDKPLYVGATTGLYPATLFDGEPLFKEGQVPSADERATYLEKIWRPYHGTLRQELDRLRAEFGYALLWDAHSIRSLIPHLFEGKLPDFNLGTFNGASCDPALAERLEAVCADAPAYSHVLNGRFKGGHITRYYGDPANHVHAVQLELAQSTYMEEIEPFAYREDLARPTQEVLRRLLASVLEWGKGRYGK